The genomic interval ACCCATTTATTTTCTTCACAGTTTGACGAGGACAGAAATGCTGTCGTGCAAAAAGCTATTGATAATGGCGTAAGCAAAATGCTACTACCCAACATCAGTAGTGAAACCATTGAAGCTATGCATCAATTATGCCAAGATTTTCCAGAGCATTGCTACCCTATGATGGGCTTACACCCTTGCGATGTGAAGGATGATTATTTGAAAGAATTGGAAATTGTGAAAGCTCAACTTGACAAAGGTAAATATGTAGCGGTAGGCGAAATTGGTATTGATTTGTATTGGGACAAAAGCACTTTAGACATTCAAAAAAAGGCTTTTCGTCAGCAATTGATATGGGCTAAGGAATACGATTTGCCAGTAGCCATACATATACGAGAAAGTTTTGATGAAATATTTGAGGTCATAGAAGAAGTTAATGACGAAAAGTTGCGAGGTGTTTTTCATTGTTTTACAGGCACCAAAGAACAAGGACTAAGAGCTATTGATATGGGTTTTATGTTAGGTATAGGTGGAGTGGTTACCTTTAAAAATAGTGGCTTAGACCAAACCCTATCAGGCTTACCTTTAGCGCAACTCATTTTAGAAACCGATAGCCCTTACCTTGCCCCTACGCCACACCGAGGTCAGCGCAACGAAAGTGCATTCATTCCGCTAATGGCACAAAAATTAGCCGATATTTATGAAATGGATATTGAAGAGGTAGCAAGGATAACCACACAAAACGCTAAAACACTTTTTAAGTTAT from Flavobacteriales bacterium carries:
- a CDS encoding TatD family hydrolase; translated protein: MNLIDTHTHLFSSQFDEDRNAVVQKAIDNGVSKMLLPNISSETIEAMHQLCQDFPEHCYPMMGLHPCDVKDDYLKELEIVKAQLDKGKYVAVGEIGIDLYWDKSTLDIQKKAFRQQLIWAKEYDLPVAIHIRESFDEIFEVIEEVNDEKLRGVFHCFTGTKEQGLRAIDMGFMLGIGGVVTFKNSGLDQTLSGLPLAQLILETDSPYLAPTPHRGQRNESAFIPLMAQKLADIYEMDIEEVARITTQNAKTLFKL